A single region of the Brienomyrus brachyistius isolate T26 chromosome 10, BBRACH_0.4, whole genome shotgun sequence genome encodes:
- the LOC125750126 gene encoding cytokine receptor common subunit gamma-like isoform X2: MTAEQTKQYTGQMATITAVVLLSAVVVIKRTTGMHSVEMSCLVINLEHTDCTWKQHFHLQLNYTFQSRLGSRWPFHDCPQYLHQGGYNVGCRLPYERADRFFSLHTRLSDDNNVTKEQTIEMKKRVKLNPPLNLSMVVNSTNLELWLYWNTSTKSTCTESEVRYRKEGDQWHSVSTSMSATSYSLPQISLKHRYELQVRIRVPNACGQSMFWSDWSVPMFWGNTTVTTPVPWKAVYSFIAVVVLGILMVLIYITQGERIRIIFVPAVPNPDKNLEDLFKTCNGNVEYFISTSANDCLRYLK; the protein is encoded by the exons ATGACTGCAGAGCAGACAAAGCAATACACAGGACAGATGGCAACGATAACAGCAGTGGTGCTATTGTCAGCAGTTGTGGTGATAAAACGTACTACTGGAATGCACTCTGTGG AAATGAGCTGTCTGGTTATCAACCTGGAGCACACAGACTGTACCTGGAAGCAGCACTTTCACCTACAGCTAAACTACACCTTCCAGAGCCG GCTGGGTTCCAGATGGCCCTTCCATGACTGCCCCCAGTACCTGCATCAGGGGGGTTACAACGTGGGCTGCAGACTGCCATATGAAAGAGCCGATAGGTTTTTTTCACTGCACACCAGACTGTCTGATGACAACAATGTCACAAAGGAACAGACCATTGAAATGAAAAAGCGGG TGAAACTCAACCCACCGCTTAACCTCTCTATGGTGGTGAACAGTACAAACCTGGAGCTCTGGTTATACTGGAACACCAGCACAAAAAGCACCTGTACGGAGAGTGAAGTGCGCTACAGGAAGGAGGGCGATCAGTGGCAT TCTGTTTCCACTTCGATGTCGGCTACATCGTACAGCTTGCCTCAGATTTCCCTGAAGCATCGGTATGAGCTCCAAGTGAGGATCCGGGTACCAAATGCTTGTGGCCAGTCCATGTTCTGGAGCGACTGGAGTGTACCGATGTTCTGGGGCAACACAACAG TCACCACCCCCGTCCCCTGGAAGGCTGTCTACTCATTCATAGCTGTAGTGGTTCTGGGCATCTTGATGGTGCTGATCTACATTACACAAGGAGAAAG AATTAGAATTATCTTTGTTCCTGCTGTTCCCAACCCTGACAAGAACTTGGAGGACCTCTTCAAAACCTGCAATGGAAACGTTGAG TACTTCATCAGTACTTCTGCAAACGATTGTTTGCGGTATCTGAAGTAA
- the LOC125750126 gene encoding cytokine receptor common subunit gamma-like isoform X1 produces MTAEQTKQYTGQMATITAVVLLSAVVVIKRTTGMHSVEMSCLVINLEHTDCTWKQHFHLQLNYTFQSRLGSRWPFHDCPQYLHQGGYNVGCRLPYERADRFFSLHTRLSDDNNVTKEQTIEMKKRVKLNPPLNLSMVVNSTNLELWLYWNTSTKSTCTESEVRYRKEGDQWHSVSTSMSATSYSLPQISLKHRYELQVRIRVPNACGQSMFWSDWSVPMFWGNTTVTTPVPWKAVYSFIAVVVLGILMVLIYITQGERIRIIFVPAVPNPDKNLEDLFKTCNGNVEQESLTCTPSSTLPLWDLAGSGHSGCSD; encoded by the exons ATGACTGCAGAGCAGACAAAGCAATACACAGGACAGATGGCAACGATAACAGCAGTGGTGCTATTGTCAGCAGTTGTGGTGATAAAACGTACTACTGGAATGCACTCTGTGG AAATGAGCTGTCTGGTTATCAACCTGGAGCACACAGACTGTACCTGGAAGCAGCACTTTCACCTACAGCTAAACTACACCTTCCAGAGCCG GCTGGGTTCCAGATGGCCCTTCCATGACTGCCCCCAGTACCTGCATCAGGGGGGTTACAACGTGGGCTGCAGACTGCCATATGAAAGAGCCGATAGGTTTTTTTCACTGCACACCAGACTGTCTGATGACAACAATGTCACAAAGGAACAGACCATTGAAATGAAAAAGCGGG TGAAACTCAACCCACCGCTTAACCTCTCTATGGTGGTGAACAGTACAAACCTGGAGCTCTGGTTATACTGGAACACCAGCACAAAAAGCACCTGTACGGAGAGTGAAGTGCGCTACAGGAAGGAGGGCGATCAGTGGCAT TCTGTTTCCACTTCGATGTCGGCTACATCGTACAGCTTGCCTCAGATTTCCCTGAAGCATCGGTATGAGCTCCAAGTGAGGATCCGGGTACCAAATGCTTGTGGCCAGTCCATGTTCTGGAGCGACTGGAGTGTACCGATGTTCTGGGGCAACACAACAG TCACCACCCCCGTCCCCTGGAAGGCTGTCTACTCATTCATAGCTGTAGTGGTTCTGGGCATCTTGATGGTGCTGATCTACATTACACAAGGAGAAAG AATTAGAATTATCTTTGTTCCTGCTGTTCCCAACCCTGACAAGAACTTGGAGGACCTCTTCAAAACCTGCAATGGAAACGTTGAG CAAGAATCACTGACCTGCACGCCCTCATCTACCTTGCCTCTGTGGGACTTGGCTGGCTCTGGCCACAGTGGATGCTCTGATTAA
- the LOC125751015 gene encoding cytokine receptor common subunit gamma-like has product MMFLFLLLLSCLGRGSAFIPDVSCLIINLQHTDCTWDPGSNPELNLTFQSRLGSGWPFHDCPQYLHQGGYNVGCRLPYERADRFSPLHTRLSDDNNVTKEQTIEMKERVKLNPPLNLSMVVNSTNLELWLYWNTSTKSTCTESEVRYRKEGDQWHSVSTSMSATSYSLPQISLKHRYELQVRIRVPNACGQSMFWSDWSVPMFWGNTTVTTPVPWKAVYSFIAVVVLGILMVLIYITQGERIRIIFVPVVPNPGKNLEDLFKTCNGNVEEWLHISKEFKEGFQPNYSEPACLVRECPAYSEATGWVSVRTDQSERPSMVPSLSVSPPVPENVPPGLV; this is encoded by the exons ACGTGAGCTGTCTCATCATCAACCTCCAGCACACAGACTGCACGTGGGACCCTGGAAGCAACCCAGAGCTCAATCTCACCTTCCAGAGCAG GCTGGGTTCCGGATGGCCCTTCCATGACTGCCCCCAGTACCTGCATCAGGGGGGTTACAACGTGGGCTGCAGACTGCCATATGAAAGAGCCGATAGGTTTTCTCCACTGCACACCAGACTGTCTGATGACAACAATGTCACAAAGGAACAGACCATTGAAATGAAAGAGCGGG TGAAACTCAACCCACCGCTTAACCTCTCTATGGTGGTGAACAGTACAAACCTGGAGCTCTGGTTATACTGGAACACCAGCACAAAAAGCACCTGTACGGAGAGTGAAGTGCGCTACAGGAAGGAGGGCGATCAGTGGCAT TCTGTTTCCACTTCGATGTCGGCTACATCGTACAGCTTGCCTCAGATTTCCCTGAAGCATCGGTATGAGCTCCAAGTGAGGATCCGGGTACCAAATGCTTGTGGCCAGTCCATGTTCTGGAGCGACTGGAGTGTACCGATGTTCTGGGGCAACACAACAG TCACCACCCCCGTCCCCTGGAAGGCTGTCTACTCATTCATAGCTGTAGTGGTTCTGGGCATCTTGATGGTGCTGATCTACATTACACAAGGAGAAAG AATTAGAATTATCTTTGTTCCTGTTGTTCCCAACCCTGGCAAGAACTTGGAGGACCTCTTCAAAACCTGCAATGGAAACGTTGAG GAGTGGCTGCACATCTCCAAGGAGTTTAAGGAAGGTTTCCAGCCTAACTACTCTGAGCCTGCCTGTCTTGTGCGTGAGTGCCCCGCCTACTCGGAGGCTACTGGCTGGGTCTCTGTTCGGACCGACCAATCAGAGCGTCCTTCGATGGTGCCCTCTCTGTCAGTGTCACCCCCTGTTCCTGAAAATGTACCGCCAGGCCTAGTTTAA